Proteins encoded together in one Microbacterium sp. ABRD28 window:
- the nusG gene encoding transcription termination/antitermination protein NusG, whose product MSERYVDDADWAPAAEQSSEEDEAQEGNILEYEERANTPAEHSAIHIVDDEDDVEDDTEELDDIEIQDPEADAIVNDALNIDETAEAEAAAEVLSDSVAEEIAELEAEAADEVTPYDGPDVNGEDDREDAADDEELDPFEAFRAELRSLPGKWYVIHSYAGFERKVKANIEQRKSTLEVEDEIYQVEVPMEDVVEIKNGQRKMVTRVRIPGYVLVRMDLNEDTWSVVRHTPGVTGFVGNAHNPTPLRFEEAFTMLKSLVEVKEVAPAKGAAKGSPATARSIPAEVDFEVGETITIKEGSFAGLPGTISEIKPESGKLTVLVSLFERETPVELSFDQVTKL is encoded by the coding sequence GTGTCTGAAAGATATGTCGACGACGCCGACTGGGCGCCCGCGGCGGAGCAGTCCTCCGAGGAGGACGAGGCCCAGGAGGGCAACATCCTCGAGTACGAGGAGCGCGCGAACACCCCCGCCGAGCACAGCGCCATCCACATCGTCGACGACGAGGACGACGTCGAGGACGACACCGAAGAGCTCGACGACATCGAGATCCAGGATCCGGAGGCAGACGCCATCGTGAACGACGCCCTGAACATCGACGAGACCGCCGAGGCCGAGGCCGCGGCGGAGGTCCTCAGCGACTCCGTGGCCGAGGAGATCGCGGAGCTCGAGGCCGAGGCCGCCGACGAGGTCACCCCCTACGACGGGCCCGACGTCAACGGCGAGGACGACCGTGAAGACGCCGCCGACGACGAGGAGCTCGACCCGTTCGAGGCCTTCCGCGCCGAGCTGCGGTCGCTGCCGGGCAAGTGGTACGTCATCCACTCCTACGCCGGGTTCGAGCGCAAGGTGAAGGCGAACATCGAGCAGCGCAAGTCCACGCTCGAGGTCGAGGACGAGATCTACCAGGTCGAGGTCCCGATGGAAGACGTCGTGGAGATCAAGAACGGCCAGCGCAAGATGGTCACCCGCGTCCGTATCCCGGGCTACGTGCTGGTGCGCATGGACCTGAACGAGGACACCTGGTCGGTCGTGCGTCACACGCCCGGTGTCACCGGCTTCGTCGGCAACGCGCACAACCCCACCCCCCTCCGTTTCGAGGAGGCCTTCACCATGCTGAAGAGCCTCGTCGAGGTCAAGGAGGTGGCCCCCGCCAAGGGCGCGGCCAAGGGTTCTCCCGCGACCGCGCGCAGCATCCCCGCCGAGGTCGACTTCGAGGTCGGCGAGACCATCACGATCAAGGAGGGTTCGTTCGCGGGCCTTCCCGGCACCATCAGCGAGATCAAGCCCGAGAGCGGCAAGCTCACGGTCCTCGTCTCGCTGTTCGAGCGCGAGACCCCCGTCGAGCTGTCGTTCGACCAGGTCACGAAGCTCTGA
- the secE gene encoding preprotein translocase subunit SecE has product MLQDEPKNEVVARSDAPREKKPNFFARIVLFIRQVFAELRKVVTPTRQELVKFTAVVLGFVLVMMAIVYGLDVLFVWIAQYVFGIPGA; this is encoded by the coding sequence ATGCTCCAGGACGAGCCGAAGAACGAGGTGGTCGCACGCAGCGACGCGCCCCGAGAGAAGAAGCCCAACTTCTTCGCGCGCATCGTCCTGTTCATCCGACAGGTCTTCGCCGAGCTCCGCAAGGTCGTCACGCCGACGCGGCAGGAACTGGTGAAGTTCACCGCCGTGGTGCTCGGTTTCGTTCTGGTGATGATGGCGATCGTGTACGGACTCGACGTGCTGTTCGTCTGGATCGCGCAGTACGTCTTCGGGATCCCGGGCGCCTGA